The genomic segment AAAATCGAAGAACAAGTAATCCTTATGCTTTTTTGACTCGGCAGGCAAAACATTTAAATGCCTGCTGTCCTGAGAGATTGTCATAATATTGTTTATCTATCAAGATATTAACTGACTCATAATAGGGAGTTCCAAACTCTTCTGCCATTTTCTGCCCAGGTCCGAACCAGCCAGGGACAAAAATAGTATCTTCTCGAATTCCTGACCAAACCAATGCAGTGCCAGTGATTGCTCCTCTGGGGCTTTCAACTATGATTTCATCACCATTTTTAATGCCTGCTTTTTTTGCTGCCTCTGGATGGATTTGTACTAAGCGAACACCATTCATTTGCTTGCCTGTATAAGTCCAGTGAGTTACAGAGTGGAAATGAACTACACTCGATCTACCAGTTATTCCCATCAGTGGGTACTGCTTGTGTACTTTCCCAGAAGAGATTTTTCCTAATTTAATGTTTTGAGTCAGTGCCTGTGGATTCACAGGATTTTTTACCAACTCAGATGTGTATTCAATGGTAGGATGCTTACCTATTACCTCTGGATGGGTATAGAAGCTTGGCAGAGCAGAGTGTCCAGCCTCAGCTAGCCGACTTTGTAATTGGGGAGTATAAATTTCTACTTTCCCACTGGGAGTTAGAAATCGCTTACCAATATGATCAGGGTTAAGAGCTGATGCGGCTTCATACCAAGATGCATGATCTAGGTAAAGTGTGCTGACACCAGGATGATCTACTGTGGGACAAGGCCAACGCAAGGGTTCTGTTCTTTGAGATAGTCTCTGTTGGGTCATACCTCCCATTCCTGGAGTATTCGTTAGAAAAGTTGCCCACAGATGACGATAGTCTTTCCAAGAATCAGGAAAGTTGTCCCTCCAGTATTCAGGCGGATTGCGTTTGTCTAATTTCGCTGTGGCGTGTGCTAAATCAATCCAGATATGCCAATCTGGTTTGGACTCACCTACCGGAGTAACCACTTGTTCTTGCCAACGGATTGCTCGATCATCCCGCCGCATATAAATGGTTTCCATTTCAAAACCACTCGTTACGGGCAAAATAATATCAGCATAGTAGGCTGATTCTTCCATAAACAATCCAGTGTAAACATAAAATTCTAATTGCCGATAAGCCTGCTGTACTTTAATTGTGTCTGAACAAGCCAACAGAGGATTCCCCTGAGTAACGATCGCTTTGAGTTGATAAGGTTCACCTGAAATGATCGATTCTGCAAAATAATCTGGCCCGACTGGTAGTGCAATATCTTTGCTAGGTGTTTTACCAATAATCGCTGGCAACTTCAATTCCCCTGGCCAGGTATTGTGCATAAAATTGCAACCACCACCAGGAATACCAATATTGCCTGTAATCGCGGCTAGGAATGTCAAACAACGGTAAGTGTCAAAAGCCCCCAATTGATGAGAAATCCCGGCGTTGCAGAAAATCGCAGCAGGCTTAGTTTTGGCATAAGCCTCAGCTATCGACCTAATTTTTGATGCTGGAACATCCGTCACTTTGGCTGCCCACTCTGGTGTGTAGCTGAAGCTTTTTAGGTGATTTTTCAGTTCGTCAAAACCTAATACCCATCGTTTTACAAAGCCAGTATCGTATAAATTGTTAGTCACAATGTGATAGAGCATTCCCAAAACCAAAGCCAAGTCAGTGTGTGGTTTCGGTGCAATCCACTCATCAGCTTGCGCTCCTGTCGTAGTCAAGCGCGGGTCGATAACTACTAATTTG from the Nostoc sp. C052 genome contains:
- a CDS encoding molybdopterin-dependent oxidoreductase; this encodes MTSKGRKKTSRRGFLQGAAISTAALSAAELLKKEVADAASPGQDQAIPLQSTEFDFIQKSAALEPDKIVNSACQFCNSLCRLKVHLKDGRIIDVLGEPNDPVQAGGFCIKGPMMTQLVYNRFRLKSPMKRVSGNKGDSNSKFEPISWDEALSIIASKFLALRDAGEARAIANKTSGRLPRGTGSLVGRYFSMLGSPNNTDVGPVCNDAGGNALAWTFGLGNFTNGYGIDDATKKEDLGSAKFFLFLGTNQAETHPVTFAYLLRSRVQTKAKLVVIDPRLTTTGAQADEWIAPKPHTDLALVLGMLYHIVTNNLYDTGFVKRWVLGFDELKNHLKSFSYTPEWAAKVTDVPASKIRSIAEAYAKTKPAAIFCNAGISHQLGAFDTYRCLTFLAAITGNIGIPGGGCNFMHNTWPGELKLPAIIGKTPSKDIALPVGPDYFAESIISGEPYQLKAIVTQGNPLLACSDTIKVQQAYRQLEFYVYTGLFMEESAYYADIILPVTSGFEMETIYMRRDDRAIRWQEQVVTPVGESKPDWHIWIDLAHATAKLDKRNPPEYWRDNFPDSWKDYRHLWATFLTNTPGMGGMTQQRLSQRTEPLRWPCPTVDHPGVSTLYLDHASWYEAASALNPDHIGKRFLTPSGKVEIYTPQLQSRLAEAGHSALPSFYTHPEVIGKHPTIEYTSELVKNPVNPQALTQNIKLGKISSGKVHKQYPLMGITGRSSVVHFHSVTHWTYTGKQMNGVRLVQIHPEAAKKAGIKNGDEIIVESPRGAITGTALVWSGIREDTIFVPGWFGPGQKMAEEFGTPYYESVNILIDKQYYDNLSGQQAFKCFACRVKKA